Within the Saccharomonospora amisosensis genome, the region CGCACGTGGAGACCCGAGGCGAGGTCGAGCGCTTCCTGGCCGACTGCGAGCTACCGCTGTGCCTTGACACCGGCCATCTCCTGATCGGAGGGACCGATCCGGTCGAGCTGGCTCGCCGATACCCCGAACGCGTGGGCCACGTTCATCTGAAGGACGTCCGCGGTGAGCTGGCGCAGCGTGTGCGAGCAGGCGAGCTGCCCTACACCGCGGCGGTCGGGCAGGGCCTGTACGTCCCGCTCGGCGAGGGTGACATCGACATCGAAGCGATGGTTCGGTCCGTTCATGACGCCGGCTACCGGGGCTGGTATGTCCTGGAACAGGACACCGCGCTCGACGAGCACGATGCCGTCGATCTCCCGGGGCGCGCCGTCGCCCGCAGTCTTGCCCACCTCACCGACGTCCTCGGCCGGTTGTCGGCCGGCTAGTTCGAAAAAACTGGAGAGACAATGAAGTCTGACCGAACCGATGGCGCCCACCGGCCCGCTCCCGTCAAGAACCACCGCCGCTGGTGGCTGGCCGCCTGCGCGGCGGGCGCGTTGCTGCTTGCGGCGTGTTCCGGCCCGCAGGGCACCGACTCCGGCGACGAAGCCGCCGCAGGCCAGCAGCAGGGTGATGGCCTTTCCGTGGCTGTCATCTCGCACGGCACCCCCGGTGACGCGTTCTGGAACGTGGTCAAGAACGGTGCGGAGGCGGCGGGCCGTGATCTCGGCGTGGACGTCGAGTACAACGCCGATGGCGACCCCGGAAACCAGGCCAAGCTCATCGACAACGCGGTGGCACAGCAGGTGGGCGGGATCGTGGTCTCGATGGCGAACCCGGACGCGCTCGGCCCCTCGATCAAGCGAGCGGTCGACGCGGGCATTCCCGTGATCACCATCAACTCCGGTGAGGACCGCAGCGCCGAGTTCGGCGCGCTGACCCACGTGGGTCAGAACGAGAGTGTCGCTGGCGAGACAGCGGGAGCCAAGTTCTCCGAACTCGGCAAGAAGAAGCTGCTCTGCGTGATTCACGAGGCGGGCAACATCGGCCTCAACCAGCGCTGTGAGGGCGCGCGCGACGGCTTCGGCGGCCAGGTGAGCAACCTTCAGGTGGACATCAACAACCCCACCGACGTCGAGTCGCGCATCAGGGGCGCGCTGCAGACCGACGAGGGAATCGACGCCGTGCTCACGCTGAATTCGCAGGTCGCCGCGCTCGCTGCCAGCGCGGCCGAGGCGGCCAACTCGAAGGCACAGGTGGCGACCTTCGACCTCAACTCCGATGTGGTCGCCGCGATCAAGGCGGGTGACGTGCTGTTCGCGGTGGATCAGCAGCAGTACCTGCAGGGCTACCTGCCGGTGCAGTTCCTGAAGCTCTACGCCGACAACGCGAACGTGGTCGGCGGTGGCAGGCCGGTGCTGACAGGGCCCGACCTGGTGGAGAAGGACAACGTGGACCGCATCGGACAGTACGTCGACCGGGGTACGCGATGACCGTTACGGCAGCCGGTCCGGCCGACGAGCGGGTCGCGCGAGCACGCC harbors:
- a CDS encoding sugar ABC transporter substrate-binding protein; the protein is MKSDRTDGAHRPAPVKNHRRWWLAACAAGALLLAACSGPQGTDSGDEAAAGQQQGDGLSVAVISHGTPGDAFWNVVKNGAEAAGRDLGVDVEYNADGDPGNQAKLIDNAVAQQVGGIVVSMANPDALGPSIKRAVDAGIPVITINSGEDRSAEFGALTHVGQNESVAGETAGAKFSELGKKKLLCVIHEAGNIGLNQRCEGARDGFGGQVSNLQVDINNPTDVESRIRGALQTDEGIDAVLTLNSQVAALAASAAEAANSKAQVATFDLNSDVVAAIKAGDVLFAVDQQQYLQGYLPVQFLKLYADNANVVGGGRPVLTGPDLVEKDNVDRIGQYVDRGTR